In the Solanum pennellii chromosome 5, SPENNV200 genome, one interval contains:
- the LOC107020864 gene encoding ranBP2-type zinc finger protein At1g67325, with protein MSQVDNRNSSAAKRARTDGGRREDDWTCPSCGNVNFSFRTTCNMRNCTQSRPADHNSKSAVRPMHAPQSYSPSAAYVGSGAPSSMYMGVAPYGGSLFNGPSMPAYDVPFAGGSAYHYNFGSRLSGGSPYRPVHLSAPPPYTGGMGNGGMYGVPPLMDRYGVALPMAPAAMAPRPGFYPDDNSQKKDGTRDNDWTCPKCGNVNFSFRTVCNMRKCNTPKPGSQVPKPVKNTKPDTPDGSWKCEKCNNINYPFRTKCNRQNCGAEKPSEAKKSPSQSADENDQ; from the exons ATGTCTCAG GTTGATAACAGAAATTCTTCTGCTGCCAAACGTGCCCGAACTGATG GTGGCCGTAGGGAAGATGACTGGACTTGCCCTAGCTGTGGGAATGTCAACTTCTCCTTCAGAACTACGTGCAATATGCGCAACTGTACTCAGTCCAGGCCTGCAGATCACAACTCA AAATCTGCAGTTAGGCCCATGCATGCTCCACAGAGCTATTCACCCTCAGCTGCATATGTTGGGTCTGGTGCTCCCTCTTCAATGTATATGGGTGTAGCACCATATGGTGGTTCTTTGTTCAATGGACCATCCATGCCAGCCTATGACGTTCCCTTTGCTGGAGGTTCTGCTTATCATTACAATTTTGGGAGCCGCCTTTCTGGGGGGAGCCCATACCGCCCTGTACATCTCTCCGCTCCACCTCCTTACACTGGTGGGATGGGAAATG GTGGGATGTATGGTGTGCCACCACTTATGGACCGATATGGTGTAGCATTGCCAATGGCCCCTGCTGCCATG GCACCGAGGCCAGGATTTTATCCTGATGATAATTCTCAAAAGAAAG ATGGAACACGTGATAATGACTGGACGTGTCCCAAGTGTGGAAATGTCAACTTTTCGTTTAGAACAGTTTGTAACATGAGGAAGTGCAACACTCCAAAGCCTGGTTCTCAG GTTCCCAAACCGGTGAAGAATACTA AACCAGATACGCCAGATGGAAGCTGGAAATGTGAGAAGTGCAACAACATAAACTATCCTTTTCGGACCAAGTGTAACAGACAGAATTGTGGTGCGGAGAAACCATCTGAAGCCAAGAAGTCTCCTTCACAATCAGCTGATGAGAATGATCAG TGA
- the LOC107020845 gene encoding squamosa promoter-binding-like protein 12, with protein sequence MEWNVKWDWGNLVMFGSKASESPKELQLTDWGVEEEGELDGGSFNLSSGGSGTGGYGSDVKCGSSIKSSISASTDSSPKEGFKVSNFAFETFNASPEDPSKKLESSKAEVSRNSPPMEASVGSVEPVIGLKIGKRTCETFGGGSSAKVSSFPPNPTSSAAATKKAKSSTQNAPIPHCQVEGCNLDLSSAKEYYRKHRVCDSHSKSPKVIVAGVARRFCQQCSRFHSVSEFDDKKRSCRRRLSDHNARRRKPHQETIQFNSARLSSLFYDSRQPMNLVLNEAQLIHSRAAANATWESTQDSKFSITREFTPKPERTGSTNGKSLLERNQFSRAVGAHSNASSLLLPSKGTTAEVFNRGAKESMFNMVTGPEFPRALSLLSTNSWGSSEPESVSLNHANQTSMPEQMMQAIPPHMSSQYWQAGQHSSDPRYHTLAAANSNSGGSFQEMGVFKAPFDTDFYLNALN encoded by the exons ATGGAGTGGAATGTAAAGTGGGACTGGGGAAATCTGGTAATGTTTGGTTCAAAGGCCTCTGAAAGTCCAAAAGAACTACAATTAACAGATTGGGGAGTTGAAGAAGAGGGAGAACTTGATGGGGGATCTTTTAATTTGTCAAGTGGTGGTAGTGGCACGGGTGGCTATGGTTCTGATGTGAAGTGTGGTTCTTCCATCAAAAGCTCAATATCAGCTTCTACTGACTCTTCACCAAAGGAGGGCTTTAAAGTATCCAACTTTGCTTTTGAGACATTTAATGCCTCTCCTGAGGATCCTAGTAAGAAATTGGAATCCTCCAAAGCCGAGGTCTCTAGAAATTCACCACCCATGGAGGCTTCAGTAGGCTCTGTTGAACCAGTGATAGGTCTAAAAATTGGTAAGCGGACATGTGAAACCTTTGGTGGTGGAAGCAGTGCTAAGGTTTCATCCTTCCCCCCGAACCCCACATCATCTGCTGCTGCAACAAAGAAAGCAAAATCATCTACTCAGAATGCACCAATTCCTCACTGTCAGGTTGAAGGTTGCAACCTTGATCTTTCTTCAGCTAAAGAATATTATCGTAAGCATAGAGTTTGTGACAGTCATTCCAAAAGCCCAAAGGTTATTGTAGCAGGTGTAGCACGCCGCTTTTGTCAACAGTGTAGCAG GTTCCATAGCGTGTCCGAATTTGATGACAAGAAGCGAAGCTGTCGTAGGAGGCTCTCTGATCACAATGCACGGCGCCGCAAACCTCACCAGGAAACTATCCAGTTCAATTCAGCGAGGCTTTCGTCGTTGTTTTATG ATAGCAGGCAACCTATGAATCTTGTGCTCAACGAAGCACAACTCATTCACTCCAGAGCTGCTGCAAACGCTACCTGGGAGAGCACTCAAGACTCTAAGTTCAGTATAACAAGAGAGTTTACTCCAAAGCCTGAAAGAACTGGCAGCACAAATGGGAAGTCACTACTGGAGAGGAACCAGTTTTCACGGGCTGTGGGTGCACACAGTAACGCATCTAGCTTGCTCTTGCCCTCCAAGGGCACCACAGCCGAGGTTTTTAATCGAG GTGCCAAGGAATCCATGTTCAATATGGTTACAGGACCGGAATTTCCTCGTGCTCTCTCTCTTCTGTCAACTAATTCGTGGGGTTCATCCGAGCCTGAGAGTGTTTCACTCAACCATGCAAATCAGACCAGCATGCCCGAGCAGATGATGCAGGCAATTCCACCGCATATGTCCAGTCAATACTGGCAGGCTGGACAACATTCATCTGATCCTCGTTACCATACATTGGCTGCTGCAAATAGTAACAGTGGTGGTAGCTTTCAGGAAATGGGAGTGTTCAAAGCTCCTTTCGACACCGACTTTTATCTCAATGCATTGAACTGA